A genomic segment from Aegilops tauschii subsp. strangulata cultivar AL8/78 chromosome 1, Aet v6.0, whole genome shotgun sequence encodes:
- the LOC109733101 gene encoding alpha,alpha-trehalose-phosphate synthase [UDP-forming] 1 isoform X2 — protein sequence MSTDAAGSNIISRRRSRLGDEAMPTPSSNAPDSSPFSNDGGASPSAIERVLRGSGRRHHLPTAASPDAMDTDVAEPAAASLADCGAQSRPEGGPHASMDDAGGGGGGSGGHAPRPPLSGPRSGFRRLGLRGMKQRLLVVANRLPVSANRRGEDQWSLEISAGGLVSALLGVKDVDAKWIGWAGVNVPDEVGQQALTNALAEKRCIPVFLDEEIVHQYYNGYCNNILWPLFHYLGLPQEDRLATTRNFESQFDAYKRANQMFADVVYQHYQEGDVIWCHDYHLMFLPRCLKEHDINMKVGWFLHTPFPSSEIYRTLPSRSELLRSVLCADLVGFHTYDYARHFVSACTRILGLEGTPEGVEDQGKLTRVAAFPIGIDSDRFKRALDIDAAKRHVNELKQRFAGRKVMLGVDRLDMIKGIPQKILAFEKFLEENPEWIDKVVLLQIAVPTRTDVPEYQKLTSQVHEIVGRINGRFGTLSAVPIHHLDRSLDFHALCALYAVTDVALVTSLRDGMNLVSYEYVACQGSKKGVLILSEFAGAAQSLGAGAILVNPWNITEVADSIKHALTMTSDEREKRHRHNYAHVTTHTAQDWAETFVCELNDTVAEALMRTRQVPPDLPSRTAIQQYLQSKNRLLILGFNSTLTEPVESSGRRGGDQIKEMELKLHPDLKGPLRALCEDESTTVIVLSGSDRSVLDENFGEFNLWLAAEHGMFLRPTDGEWMTTMPEHLNMDWVDSVKHVFEYFTERTPRSHFEHRETSFVWNYKYADVEFGRLQARDMLQHLWTGPISNAAVDVVQGSRSVEVRSVGVTKGAAIDRILGEIVHSKSMVTPIDYVLCIGHFLGKDEDIYVFFDPEYPSEPKVKPDGASVSVDRRQNGRPSNGRSNSRNSQARTQKPQVAPPPPERSSSSSDHSTANNNSHHDWREGSSVLDLNGDNYFSCAVGRKRSNARYLLNSSEDVVSFLKEMAESTTPRAGGLPPGAAADYMFLDRQ from the exons ATGAGCACTGACGCCGCGGGCAGCAACATCATCAGCAGAAGAAGAAGCAGGCTGGGCGACGAAGCCATGCCGACCCCGTCCTCCAACGCCCCCGACTCCTCGCCCTTCTCCAACGACGGCGGCGCCTCGCCGAGCGCCATCGAGCGCGTGCTCCGGGGCAGCGGCCGGCGCCACCACCTGCCCACCGCCGCGTCCCCCGACGCCATGGACACGGACGTCGCGGAGCCCGCCGCGGCCTCCCTCGCCGACTGCGGCGCCCAGTCGCGCCCCGAGGGCGGCCCGCACGCCAGCATGGACGAcgccggcggtggcggtggcgggtCGGGGGGCCACGCCCCGCGGCCGCCGCTCTCGGGTCCCCGCAGCGGGTTCCGCCGCCTCGGCCTCCGCGGCATGAAGCAGCGCCTCCTCGTCGTGGCCAACCGCCTCCCCGTCTCCGCCAATCGCCGCGGCGAGGATCAGTGGTCCCTGGAGATCAGCGCCGGTGGCCTCGTCAGCGCGCTCCTCG GTGTGAAGGATGTCGACGCGAAGTGGATCGGCTGGGCCGGCGTGAACGTCCCCGACGAGGTCGGCCAGCAGGCTCTCACCAATGCACTCGCCGAGAAG AGATGCATACCAGTGTTCCTGGACGAGGAGATCGTGCACCAGTACTACAACGGCTACTGCAACAACATACTGTGGCCGCTCTTCCACTACCTCGGGCTGCCGCAGGAGGACAGGCTGGCAACCACCCGGAACTTCGAGTCGCAGTTCGACGCGTACAAGCGGGCCAACCAGATGTTTGCTGATGTGGTCTACCAGCACTACCAGGAAGGGGATGTGATCTGGTGCCATGACTACCACCTCATGTTCCTGCCCAGGTGCCTCAAGGAGCATGACATCAACATGAAGGTCGGGTGGTTCCTGCACACGCCGTTCCCTTCCTCGGAGATTTACCGCACTCTGCCATCACGCTCGGAGCTGCTTCGCTCCGTGCTCTGCGCTGATTTAGTCGG ATTTCATACTTACGACTATGCAAGGCATTTCGTGAGCGCATGTACCAGAATACTCGGACTCGAGGGTACCCCTGAAGGTGTGGAGGACCAGGGGAAGTTAACACGGGTTGCAGCG TTTCCTATTGGGATAGACTCTGATCGTTTCAAAAGGGCGTTGGACATTGATGCAGCAAAAAGACATGTCAATGAATTGAAACAGCGATTTGCGGGACGGAAG GTAATGCTTGGTGTTGATCGACTTGACATGATCAAAGGAATTCCCCAAAAGATTTTGGCCTTTGAAAAGTTTCTTGAGGAAAACCCTGAATGGATTGATAAAGTGGTTCTACTTCAAATTGCTGTGCCAACTAGAACTGACGTCCCTGAGT ATCAGAAGCTTACAAGCCAAGTGCATGAAATTGTTGGGCGCATAAATGGACGATTTGGAACATTGTCTGCTGTTCCTATTCATCATCTG GATCGATCTCTTGATTTCCATGCCTTGTGTGCTCTTTATGCAGTCACTG ATGTGGCTCTTGTAACATCACTGAGGGATGGCATGAATCTTGTAAGCTACGAATATGTTGCATGCCAGGGATCAAAAAAAGGAGTTCTGATATTGAGTGAG TTTGCCGGTGCAGCACAATCGCTTGGTGCTGGTGCCATTCTTGTAAATCCCTGGAATATTACAGAAGTTGCAGACTCAATAAAACATGCTTTGACAATGACATCTGATGAGAGAGAGAAGCGGCACAGGCATAACTACGCGCATGTAACAACTCATACCGCCCAAGATTGGGCTGAAACTTTTGTATG TGAGCTAAACGATACAGTTGCTGAAGCTCTGATGAGAACAAGACAAGTTCCCCCTGACCTTCCTAGTCGAACGGCCATCCAGCAATATCTGCAGTCAAAAAACCGTTTGCTCATATTG GGTTTCAATTCAACATTGACCGAGCCAGTTGAATCCTCTGGGAGACGGGGCGGTGATCAAATCAAGGAGATGGAACTCAAGTTGCATCCTGACTTAAAGGGTCCTTTGAGAGCCCTCTGCGAGGATGAGAGCACTACGGTTATCGTTCTCAGCGGAAGCGACAGGAGTGTTCTTGATGAA AATTTCGGAGAATTTAACTTGTGGCTGGCAGCAGAGCATGGGATGTTCTTACGCCCAACTGATGGAGAATGGATGACAACAATGCCTGAGCATCTGAACATGGATTGGGTCGACAGTGTAAAG CATGTTTTTGAGTACTTCACAGAAAGAACCCCAAGATCTCATTTTGAACATCGTGAAACATCATTTGTGTGGAATTACAAGTATGCCG ATGTCGAGTTTGGGAGGCTCCAAGCAAGAGATATGCTGCAGCACTTGTGGACCGGTCCAATCTCAAATGCAGCTGTGGATGTTGTTCAAGGGAGCCGTTCAGTTGAAGTTCGCTCTGTTGGAGTTACAAAG GGTGCTGCAATTGATCGTATTCTAGGAGAGATAGTTCACAGCAAAAGCATGGTTACTCCGATTGACTATGTGCTATGCATAGGCCACTTCCTAGGAAAG GACGAAGACATCTATGTGTTTTTTGACCCTGAATACCCTTCTGAGCCAAAAGTGAAACCGGACGGTGCGTCGGTATCCGTCGACAGGAGGCAGAACGGGCGGCCATCAAACGGCCGGAGCAACTCGAGGAACTCGCAGGCGAGGACACAAAAGCCTCAggtcgcgccgccgcctccggaGAGGTCATCGTCGTCATCCGACCACAGCACCGCAAACAACAACAGCCACCACGACTGGCGCGAAGGGTCGTCGGTCCTCGACCTCAACGGCGACAACTACTTCTCCTGCGCGGTCGGGAGGAAGCGCTCCAACGCCCGTTACCTGCTCAACTCGTCGGAGGACGTCGTCTCATTCCTTAAGGAGATGGCGGAGTCGACGACGCCCCGCGCCGGTGGCCTCCCGCCCGGCGCTGCCGCGGACTACATGTTCTTGGATAGGCAGTAG
- the LOC109733101 gene encoding alpha,alpha-trehalose-phosphate synthase [UDP-forming] 1 isoform X1 — translation MLHEPAGVGVSSHCRAERGGEGGLDIGTNHPAGESSGKFMSTDAAGSNIISRRRSRLGDEAMPTPSSNAPDSSPFSNDGGASPSAIERVLRGSGRRHHLPTAASPDAMDTDVAEPAAASLADCGAQSRPEGGPHASMDDAGGGGGGSGGHAPRPPLSGPRSGFRRLGLRGMKQRLLVVANRLPVSANRRGEDQWSLEISAGGLVSALLGVKDVDAKWIGWAGVNVPDEVGQQALTNALAEKRCIPVFLDEEIVHQYYNGYCNNILWPLFHYLGLPQEDRLATTRNFESQFDAYKRANQMFADVVYQHYQEGDVIWCHDYHLMFLPRCLKEHDINMKVGWFLHTPFPSSEIYRTLPSRSELLRSVLCADLVGFHTYDYARHFVSACTRILGLEGTPEGVEDQGKLTRVAAFPIGIDSDRFKRALDIDAAKRHVNELKQRFAGRKVMLGVDRLDMIKGIPQKILAFEKFLEENPEWIDKVVLLQIAVPTRTDVPEYQKLTSQVHEIVGRINGRFGTLSAVPIHHLDRSLDFHALCALYAVTDVALVTSLRDGMNLVSYEYVACQGSKKGVLILSEFAGAAQSLGAGAILVNPWNITEVADSIKHALTMTSDEREKRHRHNYAHVTTHTAQDWAETFVCELNDTVAEALMRTRQVPPDLPSRTAIQQYLQSKNRLLILGFNSTLTEPVESSGRRGGDQIKEMELKLHPDLKGPLRALCEDESTTVIVLSGSDRSVLDENFGEFNLWLAAEHGMFLRPTDGEWMTTMPEHLNMDWVDSVKHVFEYFTERTPRSHFEHRETSFVWNYKYADVEFGRLQARDMLQHLWTGPISNAAVDVVQGSRSVEVRSVGVTKGAAIDRILGEIVHSKSMVTPIDYVLCIGHFLGKDEDIYVFFDPEYPSEPKVKPDGASVSVDRRQNGRPSNGRSNSRNSQARTQKPQVAPPPPERSSSSSDHSTANNNSHHDWREGSSVLDLNGDNYFSCAVGRKRSNARYLLNSSEDVVSFLKEMAESTTPRAGGLPPGAAADYMFLDRQ, via the exons GACGAATCATCCGGCGGGGGAGTCGTCTGGGAAGTTCATGAGCACTGACGCCGCGGGCAGCAACATCATCAGCAGAAGAAGAAGCAGGCTGGGCGACGAAGCCATGCCGACCCCGTCCTCCAACGCCCCCGACTCCTCGCCCTTCTCCAACGACGGCGGCGCCTCGCCGAGCGCCATCGAGCGCGTGCTCCGGGGCAGCGGCCGGCGCCACCACCTGCCCACCGCCGCGTCCCCCGACGCCATGGACACGGACGTCGCGGAGCCCGCCGCGGCCTCCCTCGCCGACTGCGGCGCCCAGTCGCGCCCCGAGGGCGGCCCGCACGCCAGCATGGACGAcgccggcggtggcggtggcgggtCGGGGGGCCACGCCCCGCGGCCGCCGCTCTCGGGTCCCCGCAGCGGGTTCCGCCGCCTCGGCCTCCGCGGCATGAAGCAGCGCCTCCTCGTCGTGGCCAACCGCCTCCCCGTCTCCGCCAATCGCCGCGGCGAGGATCAGTGGTCCCTGGAGATCAGCGCCGGTGGCCTCGTCAGCGCGCTCCTCG GTGTGAAGGATGTCGACGCGAAGTGGATCGGCTGGGCCGGCGTGAACGTCCCCGACGAGGTCGGCCAGCAGGCTCTCACCAATGCACTCGCCGAGAAG AGATGCATACCAGTGTTCCTGGACGAGGAGATCGTGCACCAGTACTACAACGGCTACTGCAACAACATACTGTGGCCGCTCTTCCACTACCTCGGGCTGCCGCAGGAGGACAGGCTGGCAACCACCCGGAACTTCGAGTCGCAGTTCGACGCGTACAAGCGGGCCAACCAGATGTTTGCTGATGTGGTCTACCAGCACTACCAGGAAGGGGATGTGATCTGGTGCCATGACTACCACCTCATGTTCCTGCCCAGGTGCCTCAAGGAGCATGACATCAACATGAAGGTCGGGTGGTTCCTGCACACGCCGTTCCCTTCCTCGGAGATTTACCGCACTCTGCCATCACGCTCGGAGCTGCTTCGCTCCGTGCTCTGCGCTGATTTAGTCGG ATTTCATACTTACGACTATGCAAGGCATTTCGTGAGCGCATGTACCAGAATACTCGGACTCGAGGGTACCCCTGAAGGTGTGGAGGACCAGGGGAAGTTAACACGGGTTGCAGCG TTTCCTATTGGGATAGACTCTGATCGTTTCAAAAGGGCGTTGGACATTGATGCAGCAAAAAGACATGTCAATGAATTGAAACAGCGATTTGCGGGACGGAAG GTAATGCTTGGTGTTGATCGACTTGACATGATCAAAGGAATTCCCCAAAAGATTTTGGCCTTTGAAAAGTTTCTTGAGGAAAACCCTGAATGGATTGATAAAGTGGTTCTACTTCAAATTGCTGTGCCAACTAGAACTGACGTCCCTGAGT ATCAGAAGCTTACAAGCCAAGTGCATGAAATTGTTGGGCGCATAAATGGACGATTTGGAACATTGTCTGCTGTTCCTATTCATCATCTG GATCGATCTCTTGATTTCCATGCCTTGTGTGCTCTTTATGCAGTCACTG ATGTGGCTCTTGTAACATCACTGAGGGATGGCATGAATCTTGTAAGCTACGAATATGTTGCATGCCAGGGATCAAAAAAAGGAGTTCTGATATTGAGTGAG TTTGCCGGTGCAGCACAATCGCTTGGTGCTGGTGCCATTCTTGTAAATCCCTGGAATATTACAGAAGTTGCAGACTCAATAAAACATGCTTTGACAATGACATCTGATGAGAGAGAGAAGCGGCACAGGCATAACTACGCGCATGTAACAACTCATACCGCCCAAGATTGGGCTGAAACTTTTGTATG TGAGCTAAACGATACAGTTGCTGAAGCTCTGATGAGAACAAGACAAGTTCCCCCTGACCTTCCTAGTCGAACGGCCATCCAGCAATATCTGCAGTCAAAAAACCGTTTGCTCATATTG GGTTTCAATTCAACATTGACCGAGCCAGTTGAATCCTCTGGGAGACGGGGCGGTGATCAAATCAAGGAGATGGAACTCAAGTTGCATCCTGACTTAAAGGGTCCTTTGAGAGCCCTCTGCGAGGATGAGAGCACTACGGTTATCGTTCTCAGCGGAAGCGACAGGAGTGTTCTTGATGAA AATTTCGGAGAATTTAACTTGTGGCTGGCAGCAGAGCATGGGATGTTCTTACGCCCAACTGATGGAGAATGGATGACAACAATGCCTGAGCATCTGAACATGGATTGGGTCGACAGTGTAAAG CATGTTTTTGAGTACTTCACAGAAAGAACCCCAAGATCTCATTTTGAACATCGTGAAACATCATTTGTGTGGAATTACAAGTATGCCG ATGTCGAGTTTGGGAGGCTCCAAGCAAGAGATATGCTGCAGCACTTGTGGACCGGTCCAATCTCAAATGCAGCTGTGGATGTTGTTCAAGGGAGCCGTTCAGTTGAAGTTCGCTCTGTTGGAGTTACAAAG GGTGCTGCAATTGATCGTATTCTAGGAGAGATAGTTCACAGCAAAAGCATGGTTACTCCGATTGACTATGTGCTATGCATAGGCCACTTCCTAGGAAAG GACGAAGACATCTATGTGTTTTTTGACCCTGAATACCCTTCTGAGCCAAAAGTGAAACCGGACGGTGCGTCGGTATCCGTCGACAGGAGGCAGAACGGGCGGCCATCAAACGGCCGGAGCAACTCGAGGAACTCGCAGGCGAGGACACAAAAGCCTCAggtcgcgccgccgcctccggaGAGGTCATCGTCGTCATCCGACCACAGCACCGCAAACAACAACAGCCACCACGACTGGCGCGAAGGGTCGTCGGTCCTCGACCTCAACGGCGACAACTACTTCTCCTGCGCGGTCGGGAGGAAGCGCTCCAACGCCCGTTACCTGCTCAACTCGTCGGAGGACGTCGTCTCATTCCTTAAGGAGATGGCGGAGTCGACGACGCCCCGCGCCGGTGGCCTCCCGCCCGGCGCTGCCGCGGACTACATGTTCTTGGATAGGCAGTAG